In Triticum urartu cultivar G1812 chromosome 6, Tu2.1, whole genome shotgun sequence, the following proteins share a genomic window:
- the LOC125513918 gene encoding metal-nicotianamine transporter YSL2-like, whose protein sequence is MEVTPARGVATEIERCEAGGGVEPVPAASAQHEERVPPWREQITARGLVAALLIGFVFTVIILKLALSTGIIPTLNVSAALLAFLALRGWTHVLGRLGVPSRPFTRQENTVVQTCAVACYTMGFGGGFGSSLLALNKKTYELAGVSTPGNAPVSYKEPGFGWMAGFLLAISFVGLLNLLPLRKALVIDYKLTYPSGTATAVLINGFHTPQGEKNAKMQVRGFVRSFVISLLWSFFQWFYTGGQSCGFLQFPTFGLKAWKQTFFFDFSLTYVGAGMICSHLVNLSTLFGAVLSWGIMWPLISKQKGIWYPANVPESSMTSLFGYKSFMCVALIMGDGLYHFIKLTGITAKSLHAQSNRKHVKRAANEDTVSFDDLQRNEVFTREYIPNWLAYAGYASLSIIAIIVIPTMFWQAKWYYVIVAYVLAPVLGFSNAYGAGLTDMSMSYNYGKIALFIFAAWGGKDDGVIAGLVGCAIVKQLVQVSADLMHDYKTGHLTLTSPRSLLVGQAIGTVMGCIIAPSTFLLFYKAFDIGNPDGYWKAPYALIYRNMAILGVEGFSALPKRCLELSAACFAFSVLVNLLRDFSTQKYRKYVPLPMAMAVPFLVGANFAVDMCVGSLVVFSWHKMKRKEATLLVPAVASGFICGDGIWMFPSSLLSLAKVNPPICMKFTPGS, encoded by the exons ATGGAAGTCACTCCCGCGCGGGGCGTGGCGACCGAGATTGAACGGTGCGAGGCCGGCGGCGGCGTGGAGCCGGTGCCGGCCGCGTCCGCGCAGCACGAGGAGCGCGTGCCGCCGTGGCGCGAGCAGATAACGGCGCGGGGCCTGGTGGCGGCGCTGCTCATCGGCTTCGTCTTCACCGTCATCATCCTCAAGCTCGCGCTCTCCACGGGCATCATCCCCACGCTCAACGTCTCCGCCGCGCTGCTCGCGTTCCTCGCGCTCCGCGGGTGGACGCACGTGCTTGGGCGCCTCGGCGTGCCCTCCCGCCCCTTCACCCGGCAGGAGAACACCGTCGTCCAGACCTGCGCCGTCGCCTGCTACACCATGGGGTTCGGCG GTGGGTTCGGGTCGTCGTTGCTGGCTCTGAACAAGAAGACGTACGAGCTTGCCGGGGTGAGCACGCCGGGCAACGCGCCGGTGAGCTATAAGGAGCCCGGGTTCGGGTGGATGGCCGGATTCCTACTAGCCATTAGCTTCGTGGGGCTCCTCAACTTGCTTCCGCTCAGAAAG GCTTTGGTCATAGATTACAAATTGACTTATCCAAGCGGGACTGCAACTGCTGTACTCATAAACGGGTTCCATACCCCTCAAGGAGAAAAGAACGCAAA AATGCAGGTCCGTGGATTTGTGAGGAGCTTCGTGATCAGCCTCCTGTGGAGCTTCTTCCAATGGTTCTACACAGGTGGCCAGAGTTGTGGGTTTCTACAATTCCCTACTTTTGGTCTAAAGGCTTGGAAACAAAC GTTCTTCTTTGATTTTAGTCTCACATATGTCGGCGCGGGGATGATCTGCTCACACCTTGTAAACCTATCCACACTTTTCGGTGCGGTACTTTCTTGGGGAATAATGTGGCCACTCATCAGCAAACAAAAGGGCATTTGGTACCCGGCAAATGTACCAGAAAGCAGCATGACAAGCTTGTTTGGTTACAAG TCCTTCATGTGTGTAGCTCTGATCATGGGGGATGGCCTCTATCACTTCATCAAACTCACAGGCATCACTGCTAAGAGTCTGCATGCACAATCCAACCGTAAACATGTTAAGAGAG CGGCAAACGAGGATACAGTTTCATTTGATGATTTGCAGCGCAATGAGGTCTTCACCAGGGAATACATTCCAAACTGGCTAGCGTATGCCGGATATGCCTCATTAAGCATCATTGCTATAATTGTCATACCGACAATGTTCTGGCAGGCCAAGTGGTACTATGTCATTGTAGCTTATGTGCTTGCTCCCGTGCTGGGGTTCTCCAATGCCTATGGAGCTGGGCTCACTGACATGAGCATGAGCTATAATTATGGCAAGATTGCTCTCTTCATCTTTGCAGCCTGGGGAGGGAAGGATGATGGTGTCATTGCCGGCCTTGTTGGTTGTGCGATAGTGAAGCAGCTAGTGCAAGTCTCCGCAGATCTGATGCATGACTACAAGACGGGCCATCTGACACTGACATCACCGAGATCACTGCTTGTCGGGCAGGCCATTGGTACAGTCATGGGCTGCATCATCGCGCCGTCTACATTCTTGCTCTTCTACAAAGCATTTGATATTGGAAACCCGGACGGGTACTGGAAGGCCCCGTACGCGCTGATATACCGGAACATGGCCATTCTCGGCGTCGAGGGCTTCTCTGCACTGCCAAAGCGTTGCCTCGAGCTGTCTGCAGCTTGCTTCGCATTTTCTGTGCTCGTCAACCTTCTGAGGGACTTCTCGACGCAGAAGTACCGGAAGTACGTTCCCCTTCCGATGGCGATGGCTGTGCCGTTCCTAGTTGGCGCCAACTTTGCCGTCGACATGTGTGTAGGGAGCTTGGTAGTCTTCAGCTGGCACAAGATGAAGAGAAAGGAGGCCACGCTGCTGGTGCCTGCAGTTGCCTCTGGTTTTATCTGTGGAGATGGTATATGGATGTTCCCTTCTTCGTTGCTTTCTCTTGCTAAGGTTAACCCGCCCATCTGCATGAAGTTCACACCGGGAAGCTAG